The Paenibacillus sp. FSL R7-0204 genome includes a region encoding these proteins:
- a CDS encoding amino acid ABC transporter permease, whose translation MDFIGAYSADNLKFLLDGLYVTLIVAFVSIFLSFIIGCMIGVIRYSEVPVLSPVMFYLVELIRNLPLLLIIFFIRFALPEVGIKLGLITAAIAALTIFEAAMIAEIVRGGLMSIDKGQIEAARSSGLSTVQTLWHIVLPQGLRRMVPPLVSQFISLLKDTSLAVVISLPELMHNANIVIGHSYSYAIPTLALVALIYFVVNYLLSLLSRRLEHRAV comes from the coding sequence ATGGATTTCATAGGTGCGTACTCTGCCGATAATCTGAAGTTTCTGCTGGACGGATTGTATGTGACGCTGATCGTTGCTTTTGTATCGATCTTCCTGAGCTTTATCATCGGCTGTATGATTGGCGTCATCCGCTACTCGGAGGTGCCGGTGCTGTCTCCGGTCATGTTCTATCTGGTGGAGCTGATCCGTAATCTGCCGCTGCTGCTGATTATCTTCTTCATCCGCTTCGCCTTGCCGGAGGTCGGGATCAAGCTCGGACTGATTACTGCGGCCATTGCAGCATTAACCATCTTCGAGGCGGCGATGATTGCCGAGATTGTCCGCGGCGGCTTAATGTCGATCGACAAGGGGCAGATTGAAGCGGCGCGTTCCTCCGGTCTCAGCACTGTGCAGACCTTATGGCATATCGTGCTTCCCCAGGGGCTGCGGCGCATGGTTCCGCCACTGGTCAGCCAGTTCATCTCCCTGCTGAAGGATACCTCGCTCGCTGTTGTGATTTCCCTGCCGGAGCTGATGCATAATGCCAACATTGTCATCGGCCACAGCTACAGCTATGCCATCCCTACGCTGGCGCTGGTTGCCTTGATTTATTTTGTCGTCAATTACCTGCTGTCGCTGCTGTCCAGAAGGCTTGAGCACAGAGCGGTATAA
- a CDS encoding amino acid ABC transporter permease, translated as MDFSILTNYFGLYMEGFYGTLLSSVLALIGSFLIGAVVAVFRMTSVKGLRWFGAVYVEFIRNIPLLLVVYIFYYGPSALGFTLDGFKAGTIGLAVYTSAFIAEAIRAGIMAVPKGQMEAARSSGLSYIQTMLHIILPQAIKLVIPPLGNQFINLIKNSSVLTLVAGLDLMYFADGISTETYRTFDTYIFVAVFYLVLTLPLSYGVRIWERRLQRKY; from the coding sequence ATGGATTTCTCAATATTAACGAACTACTTCGGACTGTATATGGAAGGCTTCTACGGTACGCTGCTGTCCAGTGTGCTGGCCCTGATCGGCAGCTTCCTGATCGGCGCGGTCGTTGCCGTCTTCCGCATGACTTCAGTCAAGGGTCTGCGCTGGTTCGGTGCGGTGTATGTGGAGTTCATCCGCAACATTCCGCTGCTGCTGGTCGTGTATATTTTCTATTACGGGCCTTCCGCTCTGGGCTTCACACTGGACGGCTTCAAGGCAGGAACCATCGGACTCGCCGTATATACCTCGGCCTTCATCGCCGAAGCGATCCGTGCCGGAATTATGGCCGTGCCCAAGGGACAGATGGAGGCGGCACGTTCCTCCGGTCTCAGCTACATACAGACGATGCTGCATATCATTCTGCCGCAGGCGATCAAGCTGGTCATTCCGCCGCTCGGCAACCAGTTCATTAACCTGATTAAGAACTCTTCCGTACTGACTCTGGTTGCCGGTCTTGATCTGATGTACTTCGCCGACGGGATCTCTACAGAGACTTACCGTACCTTTGACACCTACATTTTCGTAGCGGTATTCTATCTGGTGCTTACGCTTCCGCTCAGCTACGGCGTGCGGATCTGGGAGCGCCGGCTGCAGCGCAAATATTAA
- a CDS encoding glutamate ABC transporter substrate-binding protein: MSKSFKVLSVLMIAAMLVIAGCGNNKGKNDNAAGGNAAGGAAADSAAIAKIKERGKLLVGVKFDTRLFGLKDPASGNVEGFDIDISKAIAKTILGDENAIELKEVTSKTRIPMLNNGEIDMVVATMTITEDRKKEVDFSDVYFQAGQSLLVKKGSPITGLESVTKDTKILGSKGATSIKNIKEKVPGVTVLEFDNYQDAFSALKAGQGDALTTDDAILYGMASQDPGFEVVGKPFTDEPYGIAVQKGNADVVKAINDTLAELKANGEYDAIYTKWIGKAPAK; encoded by the coding sequence ATGTCCAAGAGCTTCAAGGTGTTAAGTGTGCTGATGATTGCGGCCATGCTGGTCATTGCCGGGTGCGGCAACAACAAGGGCAAGAACGACAATGCGGCAGGCGGCAACGCTGCCGGAGGAGCAGCCGCTGACTCTGCGGCCATTGCCAAGATCAAGGAGCGCGGCAAGCTGCTCGTCGGCGTGAAGTTCGATACCCGCCTGTTCGGTCTGAAGGACCCGGCCTCCGGTAACGTGGAAGGCTTCGACATCGATATCTCCAAGGCCATCGCTAAGACAATTCTCGGTGATGAGAATGCCATCGAGCTGAAGGAGGTCACCTCCAAGACGCGCATTCCGATGCTGAATAACGGCGAGATCGATATGGTGGTGGCTACCATGACCATTACGGAGGACCGCAAGAAGGAAGTCGATTTCTCCGACGTCTATTTCCAGGCCGGCCAGTCCCTGCTGGTGAAGAAGGGCAGCCCGATTACAGGCCTGGAGAGCGTTACGAAGGATACGAAGATTCTCGGCTCCAAGGGGGCAACCTCAATCAAGAATATCAAAGAGAAGGTGCCGGGCGTAACCGTGCTTGAATTCGATAACTACCAGGATGCCTTCAGCGCGCTCAAGGCGGGTCAGGGTGACGCGCTCACTACGGATGATGCGATTCTGTACGGAATGGCCTCCCAGGACCCCGGCTTCGAGGTGGTAGGGAAGCCGTTTACCGATGAGCCTTACGGCATTGCAGTACAGAAAGGCAACGCGGATGTAGTTAAGGCGATTAATGATACACTGGCTGAACTGAAGGCGAACGGGGAGTATGATGCCATCTATACCAAGTGGATTGGTAAAGCCCCGGCTAAATAA
- a CDS encoding amino acid ABC transporter ATP-binding protein encodes MIDFHQVDKHYGQFHVLKGIDLHVQEGEVVVVVGPSGSGKSTMLRCINRLETITSGGLTVDGITVNERKTDINTLRKEIGMVFQHFNLYPHKKVIDNITLAPVKVLGLSKAEAEKTAMYYLEKVGIADKAETYPSQLSGGQQQRVAIARGLAMKPKIMLFDEPTSALDPEMVGEVLDVMRALAREGMTMVVVTHEMGFAREVADRVIFMDQGQIVEEAEPEAFFASPKEERTRTFLSRVLSH; translated from the coding sequence TTGATCGACTTTCATCAGGTAGACAAACATTACGGACAATTCCATGTACTGAAGGGCATTGACCTGCATGTTCAGGAAGGGGAAGTAGTAGTTGTAGTCGGTCCTTCCGGCTCCGGCAAGAGCACGATGCTGCGCTGCATTAACCGTCTGGAGACGATCACGAGCGGCGGATTAACCGTGGACGGTATAACTGTAAATGAACGTAAGACAGATATCAATACCTTACGCAAAGAGATCGGAATGGTCTTCCAGCACTTCAACCTGTACCCGCACAAAAAGGTCATTGATAATATCACGCTGGCCCCGGTGAAGGTGCTGGGCTTAAGCAAAGCGGAAGCGGAGAAGACCGCAATGTATTATCTGGAGAAGGTCGGCATTGCCGACAAGGCGGAGACCTATCCTTCCCAGCTATCCGGCGGGCAGCAGCAGCGGGTGGCGATTGCCCGGGGGCTGGCGATGAAGCCCAAGATTATGCTGTTCGACGAGCCGACCTCGGCGCTGGACCCGGAGATGGTCGGGGAGGTGCTCGATGTCATGCGCGCCCTGGCCCGCGAAGGTATGACGATGGTCGTTGTGACCCATGAGATGGGTTTCGCCCGTGAGGTAGCGGACCGGGTCATCTTCATGGATCAGGGGCAGATCGTGGAAGAGGCGGAGCCGGAAGCCTTCTTCGCCAGCCCGAAGGAAGAGCGGACGCGTACTTTTCTCAGCCGTGTATTAAGCCACTAA
- a CDS encoding inorganic phosphate transporter, which yields MDTSIYVLAFVIFLALAFDFINGFHDTANAIATSVSTRALKPRTAIMLAASMNFIGALMFTGVAKKIGGSITDPTLLDNGIDIVTATLIAAIIWNLVTWWLGIPSSSSHALIGALAGAVYVGAGTEHIKWSGFIEIVEGLIFSPLIAFVIGYIVMTILKWIFAKRSPHTVNKGFRSMQIVTAALQSFTHGTNDAQKAMGIITFALVTSGRLETMEVPLWVKIAAATSMALGTSIGGWKIIKTMGTKIFKIEPINGFAADISAASVIFTATLLHLPVSTTHAITSSILGVGSAKRFSAVKWGVAGRIVVTWFITIPISALLSGVIFKLFF from the coding sequence ATGGATACATCTATATATGTACTAGCTTTTGTTATCTTTCTTGCGCTGGCGTTCGACTTCATCAACGGCTTCCATGATACCGCCAATGCGATTGCTACCTCTGTCTCGACCCGTGCGCTGAAGCCGCGTACAGCCATCATGCTGGCCGCCTCGATGAACTTTATCGGCGCATTGATGTTCACCGGCGTGGCGAAGAAGATCGGGGGCAGCATTACCGATCCGACCTTGCTGGACAACGGGATAGACATTGTCACAGCGACGCTCATTGCGGCAATTATCTGGAATCTCGTGACCTGGTGGCTGGGTATTCCTTCGTCCTCCTCCCATGCGCTTATCGGTGCGTTAGCCGGTGCGGTGTATGTCGGGGCAGGTACAGAGCATATCAAATGGAGCGGGTTCATTGAGATCGTAGAGGGGCTGATTTTCTCCCCGCTGATCGCTTTTGTAATCGGGTATATTGTGATGACGATCCTGAAGTGGATCTTCGCGAAGCGCAGTCCGCATACGGTCAACAAGGGCTTCCGTTCGATGCAGATCGTAACGGCCGCACTGCAATCCTTCACCCATGGTACGAATGACGCACAGAAGGCGATGGGGATCATTACCTTTGCCCTCGTTACCTCGGGACGGCTTGAGACAATGGAGGTTCCGCTCTGGGTTAAGATTGCAGCGGCTACATCCATGGCACTCGGAACGTCTATCGGCGGCTGGAAGATCATTAAGACAATGGGCACGAAGATTTTTAAAATCGAGCCGATCAACGGCTTCGCGGCGGATATTTCGGCGGCCTCTGTTATTTTCACGGCTACGCTGCTGCATCTGCCGGTAAGTACAACCCACGCGATCACCTCATCGATTCTGGGTGTAGGTTCAGCCAAGCGCTTCTCCGCTGTCAAATGGGGAGTGGCCGGACGGATCGTGGTTACCTGGTTCATTACCATTCCGATCAGCGCCTTGCTGTCTGGAGTGATCTTCAAGCTCTTCTTCTAG
- a CDS encoding DUF47 domain-containing protein has product MRLRKKDIFFETLENMADTIVQAADYFAQNISTLQGNVENFAAEMKKYESQCDTYTHTVIKELNKTFITPLERDDIMDLITSMDDVIDGLEASASRFYMYNLLDADEYIVQFAEILRQSAYEIQKAVHLLSQKKLLAIREYTIRLNDLENQGDEVLRICTKALFETVKDPIELIKRKELYERLETTTDKCEDVANMLESIIMRNS; this is encoded by the coding sequence ATGAGGCTCAGAAAAAAGGATATATTCTTTGAGACGCTGGAAAACATGGCTGACACCATTGTTCAGGCGGCGGATTATTTCGCTCAGAATATCTCGACTCTCCAGGGCAATGTGGAGAACTTCGCCGCGGAGATGAAGAAATACGAATCCCAGTGCGATACCTACACACACACTGTCATCAAGGAATTGAACAAGACGTTCATTACGCCGCTGGAACGGGACGACATCATGGATCTGATTACAAGCATGGACGATGTCATTGATGGGCTGGAGGCTTCTGCCTCGCGTTTCTATATGTATAACCTGCTGGATGCGGATGAGTATATTGTCCAGTTCGCAGAGATTCTCCGCCAGAGTGCATACGAGATCCAGAAGGCGGTTCATTTGCTCTCCCAGAAGAAGCTGCTGGCGATCCGCGAATACACCATCCGTCTGAATGATCTGGAGAACCAGGGCGACGAAGTCCTGCGTATCTGCACCAAGGCCCTGTTCGAGACTGTGAAGGACCCGATTGAGCTGATTAAGCGCAAAGAATTGTATGAGCGGCTCGAGACCACCACGGATAAATGTGAAGACGTAGCCAACATGCTGGAATCGATCATCATGCGTAACTCATAA
- a CDS encoding DUF3048 domain-containing protein, which yields MSISMNRYVSRPVSALVLAAVLLSACSNEQASPVPVPTSAPTAAPTLEPQPTEVVQSPSPEPAAGAVSGLTGLPVEEEILPRPLAVMINNAPAARPQSGISEADILYEVLAEGGITRLIGIFQSHAGVVKIGPIRSIRPYLLDIGESYGGITVHAGGSPDAYAILQRQKKADMDEIGRAGAYFWRDKERKAPHNLYSNAAKLREGAVKLGYAESVKVPGFLFHDPEYIPVEGTPALALGVNFLLKSYNVGYHYNAEQRTYARWVNGKPHLDLNNNRPVEAANIIVMGSDHKVLDDVGRLQVDTELGGEAVLLQRGVAMNGKWSRSPGDVIRFVKKDGKEALMFPGITHILIVPNSPSFSSHLEYAQAPASP from the coding sequence GTGTCTATATCGATGAACCGTTATGTATCCCGTCCTGTATCTGCTCTGGTCCTTGCCGCCGTGCTGCTCTCTGCCTGCAGTAACGAGCAGGCCAGCCCTGTGCCCGTACCCACGTCTGCACCAACAGCAGCGCCTACCCTGGAGCCACAGCCGACAGAGGTGGTACAGTCCCCCTCTCCTGAGCCTGCCGCCGGAGCAGTCTCCGGCTTAACAGGCCTGCCGGTTGAGGAGGAGATCCTGCCCCGGCCGCTCGCGGTCATGATCAATAATGCCCCGGCGGCCCGCCCGCAGTCCGGGATCAGCGAGGCGGATATTCTGTACGAGGTGCTGGCCGAAGGCGGAATTACCCGGCTGATCGGTATCTTTCAGAGTCATGCCGGGGTGGTGAAGATTGGGCCGATCCGCAGTATCCGCCCTTACCTGCTGGATATCGGCGAGAGCTATGGCGGCATAACGGTGCATGCCGGAGGCAGTCCGGATGCCTATGCCATTCTGCAACGGCAGAAGAAGGCGGATATGGACGAAATCGGCCGCGCGGGGGCCTACTTCTGGCGGGACAAGGAACGCAAGGCCCCGCATAACCTGTACAGCAATGCCGCCAAGCTGCGGGAGGGGGCAGTGAAGCTGGGTTATGCGGAGAGCGTGAAGGTACCGGGTTTTCTTTTCCATGATCCGGAGTACATTCCTGTGGAGGGCACCCCGGCGCTTGCGCTGGGTGTGAACTTCCTGCTGAAGAGCTACAATGTCGGGTACCATTATAACGCAGAGCAGCGCACATACGCCCGCTGGGTGAACGGCAAGCCGCATCTCGATCTGAATAATAACCGTCCGGTGGAAGCGGCAAACATCATCGTGATGGGTTCGGATCATAAGGTGCTGGACGATGTCGGCCGGCTGCAGGTGGATACGGAGCTGGGGGGAGAAGCAGTGCTGTTACAGCGCGGCGTAGCGATGAACGGCAAGTGGTCGCGCAGCCCCGGAGACGTCATCCGGTTCGTGAAGAAGGACGGCAAGGAGGCGCTGATGTTCCCGGGGATTACCCATATTCTGATCGTTCCGAACAGCCCTTCGTTCAGCAGTCATCTCGAATACGCGCAGGCGCCTGCATCCCCCTAA
- a CDS encoding DODA-type extradiol aromatic ring-opening family dioxygenase: MKLPAFFIAHGSPLLVLEDNDYTRFLQRLGSDLGKPRGIVIFSAHWDSPEQLITVDAQHETQHDFYGFPEEMYQLSYPAPGDPALSRRISELFKNSNLPHQPVLGRGLDHGAWVILSTMFPQADIPVVALSVDSLRSPEEQYNIGRMLAPLREEGVLLIGSGGLVHNLRLLKQKDQPEQWALDFDGWIAERLAVWDLPSLYAYEKQAPHVREAVPAYGKEHFIPLFYVMGAADEGRAAQLMIQAYQYGTLSLNCWMFD, translated from the coding sequence ATGAAATTACCGGCCTTTTTCATTGCGCACGGCTCCCCGCTGCTGGTACTTGAGGATAACGACTACACGCGTTTCTTGCAGCGGCTGGGTTCGGATCTGGGGAAGCCGCGCGGCATTGTGATCTTCTCAGCTCATTGGGACAGTCCAGAGCAGCTGATCACAGTGGACGCACAGCATGAAACGCAGCATGATTTCTACGGGTTCCCGGAAGAGATGTATCAGCTGAGTTATCCTGCTCCAGGTGATCCTGCACTCAGCCGCCGTATTTCGGAACTGTTCAAGAATAGTAATCTGCCCCATCAGCCTGTGCTGGGCCGTGGGCTGGATCATGGCGCCTGGGTCATCCTGAGCACCATGTTCCCGCAGGCGGATATTCCGGTCGTGGCCTTATCCGTGGATTCGCTCCGCTCGCCTGAGGAGCAGTACAACATCGGACGGATGCTGGCACCGCTGCGCGAGGAAGGTGTCCTCCTGATCGGCAGCGGCGGTCTGGTGCATAACCTCAGGCTGCTGAAGCAGAAGGATCAGCCGGAGCAATGGGCGCTTGACTTCGACGGGTGGATTGCAGAGCGGCTTGCGGTCTGGGATCTTCCCTCCCTGTATGCCTATGAGAAGCAAGCACCGCATGTGAGGGAGGCCGTACCTGCCTACGGCAAGGAACATTTCATCCCGCTCTTCTACGTAATGGGTGCAGCCGATGAAGGCAGGGCGGCACAGTTAATGATTCAGGCCTATCAATACGGTACGCTCAGCCTGAACTGCTGGATGTTTGACTAA
- a CDS encoding alpha/beta hydrolase family protein, producing MERNIIIRHNGEELTASIHYPAADRAATGRCKNRVPLAVICHGFVGSRIGVDRIFVKAARELAQDGYMVIRFDYAGCGESSGDYGSEDMESMIGQTRAVLDYGISSADVDPQRVTLIGHSLGGAVALLTGVRDRRVKNLVLWSAVGYPFNDIVKIVGREAFDRSVKSGCADYAGYSFTPVYFNSLAAFQPFQEAGKFSGDVLVIHGTSDDVIPVDYAFLYQKLFWTRPEGRCDKEIIFQGDHTFSSGPAQEQVLKRTRDWMNQQEHLQEEWQNWMI from the coding sequence ATGGAACGGAATATCATCATCCGGCATAACGGAGAGGAATTGACAGCGAGCATACATTATCCGGCCGCAGACCGGGCAGCGACAGGACGGTGCAAGAACCGGGTGCCGCTTGCAGTGATCTGCCACGGCTTCGTGGGCAGCCGGATCGGTGTCGACCGGATCTTCGTCAAGGCAGCCCGTGAGCTGGCGCAGGATGGCTATATGGTAATCCGCTTCGATTATGCGGGCTGCGGGGAGAGCAGCGGTGATTACGGCAGCGAGGATATGGAGTCGATGATCGGGCAGACCCGGGCGGTGCTGGATTACGGCATCAGCTCGGCCGATGTGGACCCGCAGCGTGTAACGCTGATCGGACACAGTCTGGGCGGCGCGGTGGCGCTGCTGACCGGTGTCCGCGACCGGCGTGTGAAGAATCTTGTACTGTGGTCAGCCGTCGGCTATCCCTTCAATGATATCGTCAAGATTGTCGGCAGGGAAGCCTTCGACCGGTCGGTGAAGAGCGGCTGCGCAGATTATGCAGGCTATTCGTTCACTCCGGTATACTTCAATTCCCTGGCCGCCTTCCAGCCGTTCCAGGAAGCCGGAAAGTTCAGCGGCGATGTGCTGGTCATCCACGGAACCTCCGATGATGTGATTCCTGTAGACTATGCGTTCCTCTACCAGAAGCTGTTCTGGACCCGGCCGGAAGGACGGTGCGACAAAGAAATTATTTTCCAGGGTGATCATACCTTCTCTTCGGGTCCGGCGCAGGAACAGGTGCTGAAGCGCACCCGGGACTGGATGAACCAGCAGGAGCATCTGCAGGAGGAATGGCAGAACTGGATGATATAG
- a CDS encoding DUF1129 family protein, protein MKVKAMIKQNNLLREQMTPSNRSYFEDMILAMRASSVDAVRAEELLLEAAGLLLKGQAKGKNAKQIFGEKPGDYFKDVMDSAPPRTPRSRLKNSLMISWSALTLLFGTMGACGLITQWSGGPHELFGQLSLLTLVVVGAGSILLVELIMKWMASLSEDDSPKPKTFDIKALGIYIGIAVIAVFAGIFLDNLFPVIPVSPWVSLALAAAGGLGLKFIFFPS, encoded by the coding sequence ATGAAAGTCAAAGCTATGATTAAGCAGAACAACCTGCTGCGGGAACAGATGACGCCGTCTAACCGCTCTTATTTCGAAGATATGATTCTGGCGATGCGCGCCAGTTCAGTAGATGCTGTACGTGCAGAGGAGCTGCTGCTGGAGGCGGCCGGGCTGCTGCTGAAGGGACAAGCCAAGGGCAAGAATGCCAAGCAGATTTTTGGCGAGAAGCCCGGTGATTATTTCAAGGACGTGATGGACAGCGCCCCGCCGCGCACACCGCGCAGCCGGCTGAAGAACTCTCTGATGATCTCCTGGTCCGCTCTGACCCTGCTGTTCGGGACGATGGGCGCCTGCGGTTTGATTACGCAGTGGAGCGGCGGTCCGCACGAACTGTTCGGCCAGCTCAGCCTGCTCACGCTGGTCGTTGTCGGAGCAGGCTCCATCCTGCTGGTTGAGCTGATTATGAAATGGATGGCCTCCCTCTCGGAGGACGACAGTCCGAAGCCCAAGACCTTCGATATTAAGGCCCTGGGCATTTATATTGGAATTGCCGTGATTGCGGTATTCGCCGGTATATTCCTCGATAATCTATTCCCGGTGATTCCGGTTTCGCCTTGGGTTAGTCTGGCTCTGGCCGCTGCCGGAGGGCTGGGGCTGAAATTCATATTCTTCCCATCTTAG
- the ilvA gene encoding threonine ammonia-lyase IlvA, producing MREGENRIVGMEDIVRAHHVLREVIVRTPLQLDAVLSAKYGCNVYLKREDLQIVRSFKIRGAYNMIRSLSDEDRAKGIVCASAGNHAQGVAYSCKALGIKGKIFMPSTTPNQKIKQVRRFGGEFVEVILKGDTFDDAYDEALQACIDYSMTLIHPFDEPRIIAGNGTIAMEVMENLDKPADFVFVTIGGGGLAAGVATYIKTVSPATKVIGVEPSGAASMIEAMESGEVVTLKEINKFVDGAAVKRVGGLTFDICSKLLDDVVKVPEGKACTTILELYNENAIVVEPAGSLPIAALDMYRDQIRGKSVVCIVSGGNNDIDRMQEIKERSLIYEGLKHYFMVNFPQRAGALREFLTEVVGPDDDITRFEYTKKNEKENGPALVGIELMSTDAYAPLIERMEQKGVDYVEINKDVNLFSMLI from the coding sequence ATGAGAGAAGGCGAAAACCGGATCGTAGGAATGGAAGATATTGTACGAGCACACCATGTGCTGCGGGAGGTTATCGTCCGTACACCGCTCCAGCTGGATGCGGTATTGTCGGCCAAATATGGCTGTAATGTGTACTTGAAGCGTGAGGATCTGCAGATTGTACGCTCCTTCAAAATCCGGGGAGCCTATAATATGATCCGCAGTTTGTCTGACGAAGACAGAGCCAAGGGCATCGTCTGCGCCAGCGCGGGAAATCATGCCCAGGGCGTGGCTTATTCCTGCAAGGCACTCGGCATCAAAGGCAAGATATTCATGCCGAGCACTACCCCTAATCAGAAGATTAAGCAGGTCCGGCGCTTTGGCGGCGAATTCGTTGAGGTGATTCTGAAGGGGGATACCTTCGATGATGCTTATGATGAAGCACTCCAGGCTTGCATTGACTATAGCATGACCCTGATTCACCCGTTCGATGAGCCGCGTATTATTGCCGGCAACGGAACCATTGCCATGGAGGTAATGGAGAATCTGGACAAGCCTGCGGACTTCGTGTTCGTCACCATCGGCGGCGGCGGGCTGGCAGCCGGTGTAGCTACCTATATCAAGACGGTGAGCCCGGCAACTAAGGTGATTGGTGTGGAGCCTAGCGGCGCAGCTTCTATGATTGAGGCCATGGAGAGCGGTGAGGTGGTCACCTTGAAGGAGATTAACAAGTTCGTGGACGGCGCGGCGGTGAAGCGTGTCGGTGGCTTGACCTTCGATATCTGCTCGAAGCTTCTGGATGATGTGGTGAAGGTGCCAGAGGGTAAGGCTTGTACCACTATTCTGGAGCTGTATAACGAGAACGCCATTGTGGTGGAGCCTGCCGGTTCGCTCCCCATTGCTGCACTGGACATGTACCGTGATCAGATCCGCGGCAAAAGCGTGGTCTGCATCGTCAGCGGCGGCAACAACGATATTGACCGGATGCAGGAGATCAAGGAGCGTTCCCTGATCTATGAGGGCCTTAAGCATTATTTCATGGTCAACTTCCCGCAGCGCGCAGGTGCCCTGCGCGAGTTCCTGACCGAGGTGGTCGGACCGGACGATGATATTACCCGGTTCGAATACACAAAGAAGAATGAGAAGGAGAACGGCCCGGCCCTGGTCGGCATTGAGCTGATGTCTACCGATGCCTACGCCCCGCTGATTGAGCGGATGGAGCAGAAGGGCGTCGATTACGTGGAGATCAACAAGGATGTTAATCTGTTCAGTATGCTGATCTGA